The following coding sequences are from one Triplophysa dalaica isolate WHDGS20190420 chromosome 12, ASM1584641v1, whole genome shotgun sequence window:
- the LOC130433498 gene encoding neural cell adhesion molecule 2-like, producing MCTFKNILFLVLHILGESADLYRKAGTDLTIQCKGTSPKDDVEWKFKDNRIARIYNGRKLRGSIYPSGSNKYHPDTDSLRITRLESSDSGRYFCSHGSEYNVHVVSAFVQPGTVLPQSSDAELHCNVEGDPKADVTWLRPSDGQEYHERKQKVHLKSLTLKENGQWTCQVQGLQINITLTVVGLQTTEAVEVTVGRNVVLPCSLPQITSRRVVGGKWEADHLPEVSSATLDNTQKTLQWNGQNTSKVIFTNGPLSINYDIKLTKVQSRDAGRFVCTVEFDGGTKLTANTTLTVVTGTSGNKGSSSMNGPTLKWKGPLTKDVLGLQLWIWIAVGASSMLLVVVIIAIVLVQGRNKRMKKRVRQLRSMRQPLTAVDYCHCDRSEREEELVKQVRPGPVPRHQRNINKTKPYN from the exons ATGTGTACCTTCAAGAACATCCTTTTTCTTG TTCTTCATATACTTGGGGAATCCGCTGACTTGTATCGGAAAGCTGGGACGGACCTTACCATACAGTGTAAAGGTACATCACCGAAAGATGATGTTGAATGGAAATTCAAAGATAATCGCATCGCTAGAATTTATAATGGACGTAAATTAAGAGGT TCTATATATCCATCCGGATCAAATAAATATCATCCAGATACAGACTCTTTGAGGATAACACGACTTGAGTCTAGTGACTCGGGGCGTTACTTCTGCTCACATGGAAGTGAATACAATGTGCATGTTGTGTCAG CCTTTGTTCAACCAGGCACAGTGCTTCCCCAATCTAGTGATGCAGAGTTGCACTGTAATGTTGAAGGAGATCCCAAAGCAGACGTTACGTGGCTGAGACCTTCTGATGGTCAAGAATATCATgaaagaaagcaaaaagttCACCTGAAATCTTTGACTTTGAAAGAGAACGGCCAGTGGACATGTCAGGTTCAGGGCTTGCaaataaatatcacattaaCTGTTGTAG GTCTCCAGACCACAGAAGCTGTTGAAGTGACTGTAGGGCGCAACGTAGTTCTGCCCTGTTCTCTCCCTCAAATAACATCTCGGCGTGTAGTGGGTGGGAAATGGGAGGCTGACCATCTTCCTGAAGTGTCATCTGCAACTCTagataacacacaaaagacctTACAATGGAATGGTCAGAACACTTCAAaagttatatttacaaatggaCCACTCAGCATCAACTATGATATCAAGCTGACAAAA GTACAGTCTAGAGATGCAGGTAGATTTGTGTGTACTGTGGAGTTTGATGGTGGAACGAAGCTGACAGCCAACACAACGTTGACAGTTGTGACCGGCACTTCAG GTAATAAAGGGTCCAGCAGTATGAATGGGCCAACACTAAAATGGAAGGGACCTTTGACCAAAGATGTGCTTGGTCTACAGTTGTGGATTTGGATTGCAGTTGGAGCAAGCAGTATGCTTCTGGTTGTAGTTATTATAGCGATTGTACTTGTCCAAGGACGGAACAAACGTATGAAG AAGCGAGTGAGACAACTGAGATCAATGAGGCAACCTCTTACAGCCGTAGACTACTGCCATTGTGACAG atctgaGAGAGAGGAGGAATTGGTAAAGCAGGTGAGGCCAGGTCCCGTCCCCAGACATCAGCgtaacataaacaaaacaaaaccatatAACTGA